The genomic region AGTACTGTGAAGAACAACTTGTTTCAAAGGACTTTACAAAAAATCCACATTCCTGTATATTTGATGCTCCTTCAACATATATAGTTGATAATAATTTTGTAAAAGTTTTTGGATGGTATGATAATGAATGGGCTTATAGTTGCAGGGTTGTTGACCTTGTAAATTATGTAATTAAAAAAGGGATTTAAACTTGTAATTTGGTAAAAAACATTTTGATTACAGGTATACCCGGGTGCGGAAAAACAACTTTAATTAAAGAGATTTTAAATTGTGTAAATGTTAAAAAATTTGGATTCTATACAGAGGAAATTAAGGAAAAAGGCAGAAGAATTGGGTTTAAAATTTTTACTTTATCAGGAAAAGAAGGTATTTTAGCACATATAAGTTTTAACACTCCTTATAAAGTTTCAAAATATTATGTTTCTGTTGAAAATTTAGAAAATATTGCTGTTTGTGAGATTGAAAGAGGACTTTTAGAAAGAAATTGTTTGATTGTAATTGATGAAATTGGCAAAATGGAATTGTTTTCAGAAAAATTTAAA from bacterium harbors:
- a CDS encoding NTPase produces the protein MVKNILITGIPGCGKTTLIKEILNCVNVKKFGFYTEEIKEKGRRIGFKIFTLSGKEGILAHISFNTPYKVSKYYVSVENLENIAVCEIERGLLERNCLIVIDEIGKMELFSEKFKKVILSAFESQNKILATIMLKPHPFCDIIKMRKDTKVYILDKINLNKIKEEILSNLRIDFKTT